From the Synchiropus splendidus isolate RoL2022-P1 chromosome 3, RoL_Sspl_1.0, whole genome shotgun sequence genome, the window tggtgctgatcaGTTTACTTGTTTTTGATtctttagtttatttatttatttattttcaaggtacctgttccaaagtcatcatGATTGGGTACTATATTTACGTGAAAGTACGTAACAAGCAACAGTGTCTTTGCTGAATGTGTTCATCAAGGATAGAAAATGCACCAAGTCAAAATGAACAAGCAAAAGAAAGTTTGACTGAACGCGTTCAATAAGCATCTAAAGCTTGGAGTAAAATAGATAATAGACAACTGAGCTAAAATGGAACAACAGTATAATataaacatgattaaaaaagtAATACAGTCAAACATtagaataatattttttttaataaataaatagctgtATCACACAGAAGACACACATGTGGATTATGGCCTAATAAGTGTATGAAATCAAGAATATgttttaaagacaaacattcacaataaaatcatattgaaaaaaattaaataaacagcCACCGCGTAACAGAAAATGGTtacataacataaaaaaaatcccctcaACCGCTGAGTCATACAAGAGCAAGATAAATCTGGCTCATCTGATGATGAGAAAAAGGAAACAAGCTGCTGAAGTTTATGAAGTGAGATTTGCTAAACTTGACAATCTGCAGGACAAACTATCATCAGAGCTGTTTGTTGACTGAAGGGTTTACCAAACTTAGAATAAAGTGGGGTGGTGGAGGCATCGTCTTCTTTACATCAAATGCTTTTATTGCATGTTTTAGTTGTCTTTGGGCGTTTATTCTTGTTGCGTACTTTAATTTAAGAAACCAATAGAAGCCTTATGGAGTTCTTGCTGTCTTTTATACAAGTTAATGTGAATTACGATGCCGTGTTTTCGACTCCCCATGCATTCTACTGTGTCCTACAGGCACATCAGTTTGAGGACGTGAtggcatatttatttatttaatcagtTTGAGTTTCACTTTGACACGGAccatgttgagaactgacacaGTGAAACTGTCAAGGATTTAGTTGTGGTTGCTTTTCTTGTAAACaagaaccaaaaacaaaacaaaaaacaaaaaacaacttgtctgtAGGGTGCGTCCACACCTTTTGAAACGCAAAGATATTTTTCCACAAATGTTCATGACAATATTTGAGATTATGTCCAATTTTATggcaaaagcaaaagcaaaataaagtaGTTTGAAGTGTCTGTTTGTATGATTGGACAGACATAACAATGTGAGGATAAAAGAAgcaagaataaaaaatatatctctCTCAGGGGAGAGTAACCATTCGGTCAATAAACAGCTCCAGCTACTTTTCTACACACCAGACCTGGATCGAATTACTACTTGAAATCAGTCCAGATCGTTTTTCAGAGTGATTGCTTTCATCTGTCACAATGACGAGGTGGGAAACTTCTTCCATTCAATCCACTGTAGTATTGATAGAACACAGAGAAGTCGATCTCAAATAGTAATTTCAGCCAGTGCTGGTAGACACACTGGTACACACGTAACATACAGTTATAATATTGCAACATATTTCATTGGCCGTCCCGGCTTAGCTCTTTGTTTGCTCACCTGATTGATCGACTGAGATCCATTCCAAGTTAACACTGTTGTCACACATTTTCCTGCGTATTCTGTCTGCATTTCGCAAAAAATAGACAGTTGACAGCTTGCCGAGTGCTGTGTGCATTGTGTTGATCACACGCCTTCCTTGCATCTTGCACCTTTTTGCTGGATATGTATCAAAAACAAGAACACAAAatttcaaaaaagaaagaaaatcaaggCAAAGTGGGTCTCAGTAGACTTCAAACATGCAGGTGGATATTTCTAGGCAAACCTCATTTTGGTTCTGCCAACTTTAGCTCATAAAACCTCTCACTGTGGAGAGAAATGGTCAGCATATATTTCTGTAGCATACAAAAAGGGCATCAATTATACAGAGGTGCATTCACTTATAGAGACTCCCTTGTCCACTCTCGACTTCTGACCCTGAACATAGAttatggctgaaaaaaaaaagagttgtacATTCAGATGAGAGTAGTCACCGCAGTCATGCCTGGAGAGGAAATACTGGAACACAGAGGTCTGATTTTGACTCActtgacaacattttttttgctggaATGTTATCAATGAATCAAAAAGTATAGATTCTTGTGGGACTGAATGGCTCTTTTGATTCGCTGATTGTGCCTCTCGTATTTTTGATGTTACTGATGAGAAACAGAACCTAATATGAATTAGATttggtcagcagcagcaacagttacatGTAATATAACAGAAATCGGCATTATCCTAGCTAGAGTGCCAAATCAAAGTCATGGAGACCAACTTCATAACAGAGGGTGCAGAGAATCTTTCTGCAACTAGCTCACCTGTTGTACATTACGAGACACAAAATATGAGAGTACGGTGCAGCGATGAGGGGCTGGACTTGTAGTACAAGCCAGTAGTTCTCTGGTTTTATTCCGGCTATGTCGAGATATCGAGCACTTATTCTGTGTTTCCGACTGTAGATGCTGTCCATCCCTCCTTCTAGCATCGATGGGTGACAGAATATAAGCTGGTATTTTGGGCAAAGTCTAAATGCATTCCAGTAGGTAAGTATGAGACAGAATTTAGAAAGCTCTGGGTGAGTTCACGTTGATAATATTAAACGCTTCAGAAAAATTGTCTATTGTCTATCAAGTATGCAATGACAAACAACCTGCGCTCACCCAGGTTACTATCAAATGTACATAACAACATGCATTGAAGCCTTTGGCTCAGTAACACATGTGCATCGATTGTAAGTACATTTGTGAGTGACTAGATCGTGTCTAAGGAAGACCCTATTGCTGCTTGACAAAGTGATGATGCTAAAAAGTGAGAGTGACACTTGTGCAGCTTCGTATCAAAAACATATCCCATCTTCATGTCGTACAAATTTGAATTTGGGGAGCCTGACATATGGTGAAAAAGATTCACGCCTGTGCAACGGTTTAGCTCATTTCCTCTtgtgaccaccagatggcactgtgacTCCAACAGTGACCAGAAGTCTGTACATTCTTTAAGCACCTCATACAAGTGTTGACAACCATCATGAGAGAATCCCGCTCCTGACCGAGGAGTAGTTCGATTATACATGCTGGGACTCCATTGTAAAGGTCAACAACAACctcaaaagaaacaaacaaaaaagatttGGTTTGGTTTGCTTTCTGTGGATCATCTTCACATAAAGCTCAGACTGCATTCAGACTCTGAAGGCTTCATGTCAGAATTTGATCCCCGTTACCTGCTTCAGTGCATCGAAAGGCCTTCCGTTTCTCAAAatacaatttctttttttggtttctCTCCCACATTTTGACATCAGAGGTTACATCCACTCATTTGCTCACTGCCATCTGAACACACCAGTGCTCTTGTCTGTGGAATGCAATGCTCTTCGACAAACCCACAGCCAGTTTGCGTCAAGACCAGCGACACCCGTTGTCAAGCCCCAGCGTGTCCAGGTTATGCAGGTTACAGACGAACGGCAAGAGTGTCACACGCTGCTGGTGAGTTCTCGGGATGCAGAGCTGTAGCTTATGAGTGACAGCTCTTGCTCCATCTCTGTTTCCGGCTCTGTTTCTGACAGCATTCCAATATTGTGGAATTCCGACAGGCTGTGTGAGAATACGATTTGTGTGCCGTCGTCCGTCGTGTCCTCTGGGTCCACTGACAGCCTGCCGTTATTTCCGCGACCACCGTTGCGACAGTTACTGTTGCGATCCACATCTCCCTTCCTGTGACTGTCCATCAGAAGAGGTGTCACGCTGTGTGACTGGCACGGCTGAGGGACCAGGAGGGTTTTACAGCTCTGTCCAGCCGCGTTGGCGCCCACTTTGTACTGACACCTGATGTAGCTGGAGAAGGCTCTCCTGTAGGTCTTGTTGAACAGGGTGTAGACCAGAGGGTTGACTCCGGATGAGATGTAGCCCACCCAGACAAAAACGTTGAGCAGGTCATTGAGCAGTGACTCGTCACACGAGCCGCGGCACAGGACAAAGGTGACGTTGGTGATGAAGAAGGGACACCACATGAtgaggaacaggaagaagacgATTCCCAATACCTGTCAATGAGAAAAGAAGTCATGTGAATAATGAATGGAAACATTTTCTTACAAGTTAATTTCTTAGAAAACTGACCAGTCTCGTGCAACGGCGTCACCATTTCTTATTGTAATGattattttctgatgcttctAAGTCTAAGTCTGAAGTTTCATGACTTAGACCGAGAGGTCAAAAATGGTTAATGTGATCAGTAGAGTTTTCAGATTTGTTCAACCCTCCTGGTTGTCTTCCATCTCAAGTTTAAAATTAGAGTGGAACCTGCTTCTCAACCCAGGACCCAGGACATTTGTCACACCTTGCCTCATGTGCACCTGACCAGCATAGATAGGCACAAGCTTTCCCCACCATTCCACAGGAAGCTGGGATAGGGGCGCAGCAGGAAATAGTAGACTAAATGAGTCGGGGGTGATGAAAATAATACTTGCAAGAAGTGAAGTAATAATGTTCTCCATCATCACATCCTCAAACCCCATTGGGAGACCTACTCTTCTCCTTGGACCTGATGGTCCACCCCATCTCTTTTCTCCACGCGTCCAAACCATCTAAATTTACCTGCgttaaattcataaaaaaaatataaagatgGTTAGATAATgttgaatatttttaataaaattgaTTGACTGTTcagtgaaatgtttatttccaATATGAAGACCAAACATTTTTACAAAGGGACACACAATGAGACCTTGTAAATAGAAGACACTTGAAATATGTATTCAGAAGTTGTGGTCTCTTTTCACAATTCTAATACTTGTACAATTGTGTCTCTCTAATGTGACATGAATGGCAATATTAACTCGGGTTAAAGTAACACCTGccacaaaaaaagacagaagaacaAACTACTGTATTCTCTTGTTGAGTCTTATCCAGATGACACAACATCCAGTACTCTCTTGTAACCTCATATTTGACCTTTTTGAAGCACCTGTTTAGAGGAAACGCGGATTAAGGTGTCATGGTCAGACTGGAAATTTAAAGCAGCCTTGGACTCTGATCCGTTCTTGCTTCACGCAGAGATGGATTTGTGGCCTTCTCTCTGCTGAACTCTGAAATGACTCTGATATGATGCATGGTTGTCGGAGCACGGAGCTGTTACTCTTTGGAGAACGTAATAAGCACTTCAGGTCTCAGTGTTACAATGCGCTGATTCTCTGATTTAGTGGGAATCAGTTTTAGATTGTGCATGGATTCATAGCAGATCCCACACAAGCCATCAGTCTGCACTCCGCACACAGGTAAAATCAAACAGGTGCAGTTTATCTGCCCCTCTGCTTCTGAAACTGTGAGCCACAGTTGTGCAGTTTAAACCGGATGAACTGTTGACATCCAGTggaggaagtttttttttgtttcaaaaactGACGCTCTGTTATATAGACATCTTCATCATGGTGATGGGGTGAtgacacttcatgaaacagtgtccttgtttttaaagctcagtaggtgacgcccttggtttaaaaatgatgtgaggtttcattgaagtggttatTGAATTCCAAACGTTTTAGAGAagtgagtgccatctagtgggcacgaggacactgtttcatgaagcttcgtaaGCACACCACTGCTGCTCTGTAGAACCAGCACAATGGAAACGTTTGTCCCAAACTGTATGTTTCACATTATCTTGTAACAGCAACACAATATTCTTAAAAAATACCTCAATGACTGTAAGGAATAGAGGCAATCGCTGTATACTGAACATTTTTTGTACCAAGGCTGGATTGCGTTCTGATAAAAAGTAATCGAGCAAACAACCGCAGTATCTCCATGGCAACATCCAAGTGCTTTTGTGCCACCTGCATCAATGGCTTACAGGGCTGTTTCTAAGACCACCAGGAGGTTTTGAAAGACTTTCAGTGCTGATCTTTTTACTTGACTCTCACCTTGGAGGCACGCCTCTCATTCTTTATAGCCTGCATCATCCCGCGTCGCCCATGGCAACCCGAGGAGTCGCTGCGGCCCTGTCCTGTGGCTGGGGAGCTCAGTTGTGATGCCGTCTCTGAGCCCGGAATGATGCTTATGCTGTCCGACGTGGACGTGCTGAGGAGAAAACTTGGGCCGGCCCCTTTGAGACAGCTCAAGGTGTTTCGCCGAGTCTGAGGCGGAGGCAGGCTTAACTCTGTGGGGCAGGGAACATGAGCTGTCTTACAATGGAATCACAAGGTCAGACAAAGGAAGATAATGAAGCCTCAAACACACTCTCCAAAATAATGGCGGTGCTGCAAAATTTCACAAAGCATTAACAGTCAGCGCCAGACGTGAGCTGAGATACTGCCACGCACACTTTAGCTGCAATAACAGACGATAAGGTAGGAGGATGAGTGACTGCCTCATCGAGCAATTTATCTCACCGTTAAAAGCTCAGACTTGGCTTGGACTTGTGACAAGCACGTTGGACACAGACATGGTGAACCACCCATAACTCAGTTGATAAAACAATTGACGACTTAAGTTTGCTGCCAACTTTTTCCCATTtcagtgaaagaaaaatgaaacatgaaatacCATGATCATGCTGAAATACAATGTAAGGATTTGCTCTCTAGGAAAAATAAGACAGAGGAAATATACTTCTCACCCCCTCCAATTTCAATAGacagaaaatgtttaaatactTTATCTTGGCAAAAAATGAAACCTAATGATAGCAACAAAAATGCAGCTCGGGTTGAATCAATTCAGGGTCCAGACAAACCTTCTGGAGGCGCTAGAGTGTTGATTTGAGGAATGTGGAAGCTGGTCGGAGGAGGTTGCagtgtgtttgtctttgctgGTGATTGTAACGGCTGCTGGGAGGAATTCTTCGCCTCGTGCAGGAAGACGGTGGCCTGTCTCTGGAGCACCTGGAGGGCAGAAGGTCAGACAGGAACAATGAAAGAGGTGAAAGAGGGTCATGCTGGTGATGAGCTGCAAACACAGCCAGTCTAATAAAATCAATGTAATGATTCAAACACTCTTTGTGTGAACATATTGTGCCGAGGAGCTAAATTCATTGCCACTGGACCAAACTTTTATTTATCGGTTTCTGAAACCGACATCACAAAtttaaatctctctctctctctctccctctctctctccatatatatatatatatatatatatagatagatagatagatagaatatTAACCCCATTGCAGCATtgaaacaagccaagctgcaaacctcaagcctgatgtagttaccaCTTAACATAAGCAGATGCACATTCAATCTGAGCCTGTTTTTAGCAAAGTTTGGAGAAGTCAGATTGAAAATCGCCCTTTGAGACACAACAGAGACCTGGAGAGTGAATATGACTAtctcagattctgaagaggaatattcacactCTAAAGAAGCTCGTACATAGAGAGAGATGAGTGCTGCTACACACATGCAAAGatgtaaaaacatgaaaaataatattcactTCTATCTACTAAATCATCTGAACAGAGAAAGCTTGGCAACACTTTACTAAAGcgctcatctataatgcattatttttGCATTCATAAGACACCATAATGACTTTAGAGAAACTGTTGTTCATTGACATGTATGGTGACTTATGACATGGTTACATAGTATTGATAGTCAAACAGTATTCAAAGTTATTTTAGTTATACTTTAGAAAGCTTGTTGTAAGtaccataatttccggactataagctgcaacttttttctcgtggtctgagccatgcggcttatacaacagcgcggctgatatatggatttttacaggctgaaatcagatgaaatcagaggcttttcatTTACCCATAAAGCACTCAAACGCGCTGTGTTCACCTGCGTGTCCACAGTTCCGTCAACAGGGTCGATTTCCTTGAGggctggaatcgagaagcagcctcTGAGACCGACAGTGGTGTCTGTACTAAAGggcacgtgggcgaaaacagtgcatttttagggctttaatgtgaataaaagatgtaagacgttgtctcaagacaaagtgcgtttgcctcaaaagtccgacgtgaatgCAAGTGAGTTGGGTTTTGGCCGGACAGCTGCACCTTGTTTATTGCGAGGGCAACGTGGGCAAGTCACGACTCTCCATATtctgcagcttgtttccactatttcctcactctccatgctggaccccgttttcaaaacta encodes:
- the htr2cl1 gene encoding 5-hydroxytryptamine (serotonin) receptor 2C, G protein-coupled-like 1 codes for the protein MGGPGRALLGGFGTTTASMVVGGRMAWPSNISMAFNQSYARGLGLGSSSGMPGVAAMSAGVDNYTQETVSRAVIKEKNWPALLILVIIALTVGGNILVILAVSLEKKLQNATNFFLRSLAVADMLVGILVMPISLINILYDYSWPFPNALCPIWIYLDVLFSTASIMHLCAISLDRYVAIRNPIEHSRFNSRTKAMMKIAAVWTISIGVSMPIPVIGLHNEDKVFVNGSCALNEERFMLIGSFVAFFIPLVIMVVTYCLTIQVLQRQATVFLHEAKNSSQQPLQSPAKTNTLQPPPTSFHIPQINTLAPPEELSLPPPQTRRNTLSCLKGAGPSFLLSTSTSDSISIIPGSETASQLSSPATGQGRSDSSGCHGRRGMMQAIKNERRASKVLGIVFFLFLIMWCPFFITNVTFVLCRGSCDESLLNDLLNVFVWVGYISSGVNPLVYTLFNKTYRRAFSSYIRCQYKVGANAAGQSCKTLLVPQPCQSHSVTPLLMDSHRKGDVDRNSNCRNGGRGNNGRLSVDPEDTTDDGTQIVFSHSLSEFHNIGMLSETEPETEMEQELSLISYSSASRELTSSV